In Tamandua tetradactyla isolate mTamTet1 chromosome 7, mTamTet1.pri, whole genome shotgun sequence, the following are encoded in one genomic region:
- the APOBEC1 gene encoding C->U-editing enzyme APOBEC-1 yields the protein MTSETGTSTGDATLRRRIQPWEFEVFFDPRELRKEACLLYEIKWGRSRKIWRNSGQNTSKHVEVNFIEKFSSERQCCPSVSCCITWFLSWSPCWECSKAIREFLSQYPNITLVIYVARLFYHMDQQNRQGIRDLINSGVSIQIMTSSEYGHCWRNFVNYLPGEEAHWPRYPPLWMMMYALELHCIILSLPPCLKISRRCQRQLTFFSLNFQNCHHQMILPHTLFAMGMIQPSVTWR from the exons ATGACCTCTGAGACAG GTACTTCAACTGGAGATGCCACCTTGAG GAGAAGGATCCAACCGTGGGAATTTGAAGTCTTCTTCGACCCCAGAGAGCTCCGTAAAGAGGCCTGTCTGCTCTACGAAATCAAGTGGGGCAGGAGCCGTAAGATCTGGCGAAACTCAGGCCAAAACACCTCTAAGCATGTTGAAGTTAACTTTATAGAAAAGTTTAGTTCAGAAAGACAATGTTGCCCATCTGTCAGCTGCTGCATCACCTGGTTCTTGTCCTGGAGTCCCTGTTGGGAATGCTCCAAGGCAATTAGAGAATTTTTGAGTCAGTACCCGAACATCACTCTGGTTATTTATGTAGCAAGGCTTTTTTACCACATGGATCAACAGAACCGGCAAGGAATCAGGGACCTCATTAACAGCGGTGTGTCTATCCAGATTATGACATCTTCAG AGTATGGTCATTGCTGGAGGAATTTTGTCAACTATTTACCTGGGGAAGAAGCTCACTGGCCAAGATATCCCCCTCTGTGGATGATGATGTATGCACTGGAACTCCACTGCATAATCCTA AGTCTTCCACCCTGTTTAAAGATTTCAAGAAGATGCCAGCGTCAGCTTACATTTTTCAGTCTTAATTTTCAAAACTGCCATCACCAAATGATTCTACCCCATACCCTTTTTGCTATGGGGATGATACAACCTTCTGTGACTTGGAGATGA